The genome window GTGTTATTGAAAGCCACTTGCTTGGCTTTATCACTGCAAGCGGTCAATGCAAATAATGCGGCACAAATTACCAGGAGGGAACGGAAGCGCATGTTTTCAGAATCTCAGATAGTGATCGACCAGCAAGGCCGCAAACAGCAGGGACAGATAGATGATCGAATAAGCGAACATCTTGCGCGCAATCATATCGGTGTAATGGCGATAAACCTGCCATGCATACCAAACGAAAATAATATCCAGGATCGCCACCGACACTAGGTAAATCAAACCACTCATGCCGACCGCAAACGGCAGCATGGTGGTCGCAACCAGCGCGATGGTGTAGAGCCAGATATGGAATTGGGTGAACTCGGTACCATGCGTCACCGGCAGCATCGGCAAGCCGGACTTTGCATATTCATCACGGCGGTACAAGGCCAGCGCCCAGAAGTGCGGTGGGGTCCAGATGAAGATAATCAAAACCAGTATCCACGCCTGCATCGGCAAATCATTTGCCACCGCGGCCCAACCCAGGGCGGGCGGCATGGCGCCGGACAGACCGCCGATCACGATATTCTGCGGTGTCGCCGGTTTCAGGATGATGGTGTAAATCACTGCATAACCGACAAAGGTGGCGAAGGTCAGCCACATCGTCAGCGGATTGACAAAGTTGTACAGCACCCACATACCGGCGCCACCGATCAGCCCGGAAAAAACCAATGTTTGCGGGACAGTAATTTCGCCGCGTGCCATTGGACGTCGGGCTGTACGCGCCATGCGTGAATCGATCTCGCGTTCGACCAGGCAGTTAATTGCAAATGCCGCGCCCGCCAGCAACCAAATACCAATTGTTGCAGCCACGACAATCTTCCAGCTTGGCAACTCAGGCGTTGCCAGGAACATGCCGATGACGGCGCAAAAAACTGCCAGCTGCGTTACACGCGGCTTGGTCAGGGCCCAGTACTGGGCGATACGGTTCGGAGAAGCGGTCAGAGTAGTCATGCGTTGTCGTTGGGTGCAGCCGATAAGCGCGCATCAAGTTGATCCGGCCCACGATTTATCCCGGCAGCACCGGGGATTCTAGCCTTGTAGTTTAACATGACCAGCAAGAGGACAAGCAGCGCTGCACAACCATTGTGCGCGACCGCCAGCGCCAGCGGCCATTTCAATGAAACTGTGGCAATACCTATCGTGATCTGCAATGCCAGCGCTGCCAGCACGCCGCGCGCAATTGTCTGCAAACCTTCGATCTTGTAGGCCTTGTAGCAAACCCAGGCGATATATCCGGCCACGACAAAGGCAAACACCCGGTGCGTCCAGTGAATCGCTGTCAAAGCCGGGAACGGCAGGTACTCGCCATCCGCCGTCATGCCGAGGCTGCGCCAGAGCGTGAACCCGTTTTCAAAATCCATCTGCGGGATCACTGCACCGTGGCATAAGGGGAAATCGCTGCAGGCCAGCGCCGCGTAATTGGTGCTGACCCAACCACCCAGCGCAATCTGGAAGCTAAGTAAAATCAAAGCGATCAACGCCGGGATGCGCAAGGCATAAGCTGCTGCGGCAACCGGTGGATGTTCCTTTTGCCGTGCGCCGACCCAGGCCAGCATGCCGAGCAAGGTCATGCCTAACAAGAGATGGATGGTGACAATGACAGGCTGCAGCTTCATCGTCACCGTCCACGCGCCAAAAGCGCCCTGGATACAGACGAAGATCAGCAAGGCCACAGGAAAATGCGGCGAAAACTTGTGCACGGCACGACCGCTCTGCAACCAGAAACGCCATGAAATCACCACGATCGCGATGATGAGTACGCCTATGCCCATCGCCAGGTAGCGATGGATCATTTCGACCCAGGCTTTCATCACGGTGACCGGACCATCCGGCATCAATGCCTCGGCGGCACGTATATGTTCCATTGCCTGCAATGGATTGGCATGACCGTAGCAACCGGGCCAGTCAGGACAACCGAGGCCGGAATCCGTGAGGCGCGTGAAAGCACCAAACATGATCACATCGAAGGTAAGGAATAAAGTCACCCACACCAGCTTGCGATATTTGTCCGGGTCCTTCGACGACCAGACAATGACAAAAGCCAGCAAGGCAACAAAGATGCCCTTGCTGCCCAGTTGGAACAAAGTGCCGGAATCAACCAATTGCAGAAGCCTTTAATAATTTGTACAAATCCTTTTTGACCTTGTTCGGGTCGGCGTCTTTCGGGAAGCGCATCATCAGGTGTCCGAGCGGATCTATCATGTAGATGTGATCAGTAATGCTGCTGCCGGCATCGGTCGGCAACCACGCACGAACCAACTCTTCTTTCACGCGCAGCATATCGGTGCCGTCAAACTCACGGATCAGGATGGTATCCACCGGCTTGTCATCGGTGATCAGCCACACGCGTTCGATACGATCCATTTCCTTGCCCTGTGCCAGGCGCAACTGGCGCATATCATGCAGTTTCTTTTCGCAGGATGCTTCGCACTCGGCACCGCTGACTTGCAGCATCACCCATTTGCCCTGATAGGATTCCAGCGTGGCCGGCTTCTTGTCCAGCGTGGTCGCCCCCAGCGCCGGGATTGGATAATCGCGCGGATCAATCAGGGTGCCGTAATTGGTACGGCTTTGCGGCTTAATCACATAGTAGGTGAAGTAAGACAGGATGATGGGTGCCGCACAGACCAGAATCACGGCAAATAATTTCCAGCGTCCCTTGTTTTTATTTGGTTCCACGTCGAATTCCTGTCACAACAAAAAATATAAAAGCCATTGCAGCCAAGCCATACCACTGGAAGGCATAACCGCGATGTTTGTCTACACCTGAAGATGGTACCGGCCAGTCACGCACCAGACCGTCACCGGTATCCGTCAACTGTTCAAGAACGATAGGTGACATCTGCAAACCGCTGGCGGCGGCAAAACCTGCCACATCGAGGTTTTGCACGATCGCATGAGGACGCGGCGCGTCCACCTCACCCAATTGCATCACATGGCCAATATCACGGCGCGCGACACCTTCAATTTGTAACTGGCCATTCGGCGTAACGATAGCTGGCATTTTAGTGCGGTCTGCCACATTGCGTGGAATCCAGCCACGCGCCACCAATATATGCAACTGGCTACCGGCGACTTTGAATGGCATCAGCAGGTAGAAACCGGCGACGCCGTTATGTGGGCGGTTATCCAGATAAACCGGCCAGTCCTGCAGGAATTCACCTTTGACTGACAGGCGGCGGAATTCGATATCATCAGGATTGAGCGCGGAGTCGCTTAACTGCAAGGAAGCGGCAGCTTGCCGCTCATGGATTTTTTGTTCTATGGCAATTTTCTCGGCAGCGCGCCTGGTTTGCCATTGTCCCAGCGACAGGCCGATCGCCACCGCAATAGCTGCGGCAACAAATGGAATGAGCCTAAATCGAAAGGTGAATCGCATTACAATGTCACTTTACTCAATACATTCTGCGTCGGATGACGGCGTACCCGAAGGCCCGGCCAACCCATCCCTTATGCCATGAAAATCATTGTCGCCATTGCTTTCATCCTGATCCTCGGCAGCCTTGGTTCGGCGCTATTCTTCCTGATGAAGGACAAGGGTAAAAGCAATCGTACGGTCAAAGCCCTGACGATGCGGGTAGGATTTTCAGTCGCACTGTTTATCCTGGTACTGCTGGCCTATAAATTTGGCCTGATCCAGCCGACCGGCATTCGCTGACCCAGATACATCGGGCGAAGGCGCTTGCCTCTTGCATAACATGCCGCCCTGATCGCAAAAAAGCCGCACCGAAGTGCGGCTTTTTCATGTCCCGCGCTTACTGCCCGCGTGACTTACAGCCAATAGACCACGACATACAAACCGAGCCAGACGACGTCAACAAAGTGCCAGTACCAGGCTGCGCCTTCGAATGCAAAATGATTGTCTGCGGTGAAGTGACCTTTCAATACACGGTACAGCACCACGCTCAGCATGATCGCGCCGAGGGTCACGTGGAAACCGTGGAAGCCGGTCAGCAGGAAGAAAGTCGAACCATACACACCCGAAGTCAGTTTCAGGTTCAGTTCCGAATATGCGTGCATGTATTCATAGACCTGGAAGCCCATGAAGATCGCGCCCAGCAAGATGGTTGCTGCCAGCCAGAAGGCTGTCTTGCCACGATGGTTTTCACGAATCGCATGATGCGAAATTGTCAGCGTTACACCGGACAACAAAAGCAAGGCGGTGTTGATGGTTGGAATCCAGAATGGACCCATAGTGGTAAATGGCTCTACCGTACCGGCCGGACCGACATTACCCCAGTGTGCGGCAAAGTCCGGCCACAGGATCTTGTTGTCCAGATCGCCGAGCCAGGGCATCGCAATGCTGCGTGCATAGAACAAGGCGCCGAAGAACGCGGCAAAGAACATGACTTCGGAGAAAATGAACCAGCTCATGCTCCAGCGGTAAGAAGCATCGATGCGCTTGTTGTACAAGCCGCCTTCGGATTCCGCAATAGCGTCGCCGAACCAGTAATACAGGACCACGAGGAAACCCAGCAGGCCCGCAAATGTTGCATAAGCCCCCCAGCCCGCATCATTAACCCAGCCCGATGCACCCAGCATCATCACGAGCAACGAAGTTCCCGCTATCGCTGGCCATTTGGACGGGCCAGGCACGAAATAGTAAGGCGCATTCGCGTGTTGAGCACTCATCTCCATCTCCCAATACAAAATTCAAGTAGTGACGCCGTCAGGACAATTTCATGTCGCAAACAACGCGTTAAATTTCATTTCGACTATCGGCTTGGACTGGCTTGCCGACTTCTTCTTTTTACTATTTCTTTTCAGTACTTTTTCAACTATTACCCTGCTACTGCCTGTTTCAATTCTGCCGGCTTCAACTCCGCTTTCTTTTCACGCCCTGCGATCTCAAAGAAAGTATAGGACAAGGTAATCGTCTTTACATCCTTGGGTAAAGCCGGATCCAGGTAAAACACTACCGGCATCTGCTTCGCCTGACTGGCTTCCAGAGTTTGCTGCTGGAAACAGAAACATTCCACTTTCTTGAAATGCGCTGCCGCCTGCTGTGGTGCATAACTCGGGATTGCCTGTGCTTCTACGCTACGTGCCTGTGTATTGACTACTTCATACACGATCTGGGCCATTTCACCCGGATGCACCTGCATGCTGTTTACCGTAGGGCGGAAACGAAACGGTCCTTGCGTATTCGCATCAAACTCAACCGTGATCGTCCTGCTCTTGTCGACTTGCGAATTATCAATCGGCTTTACCTTCATCTCTTGCGAGGTCAGGATATTGACGCCAGTAATTTCACAAATCTGCTTGTATATCGGTACCAACAGATAACCAAAACCAAACATCATCACAGCAATCACAACCAGCTTGCCAAACATCTGGGTATTTAACTTACTGTGCTTCTGATCTTCTGTCTGGTTTTCCATCTCTGCCCTAAATAAACCACAAGCGTTTTGCGATCACGCCGAACATGAACATCGCGGCGATTGCCCCGAGTATCAGGGCGGTGCGCAAATTACGCTTTTTTTGTTCCGTCTTTAAATCCGACATCGCAATGTGGCGGGCTCACACCCGCCACTCCGTTTATTTAACTGTTGGAGGAACTTCAAATGTATGGAAAGGAGCCGGGCTAGGCACAGTCCATTCCAAACCTTCAGCGCCATCCCAAGGTTTCGCTTCTGCCGGCACGCCGCCTTTGATTGAAGGTATGACCACGGCGAACAGGAAGTACACCTGCATCAGGCCGAAGCCCAGACCACCAATCGACGCGATCATGTTGAAGTCGGTGAACTGCGCTGGATAATCAGCGTAACGACGTGGCATACCGGCCAATCCCAGGAAGTGCATAGGGAAGAAGGTGATGTTGAACAAAATCAGCGAACCCCAGAAGTGGATCTTGCCGCGGGTTTCGTTGTACATGAAACCTGTCCACTTCGGACCCCAGTAGTAGAAACCGGCGAACAGCGCGAACAAGGAACCAGCCACCAGCACGTAGTGGAAGTGAGCCACCACGTAATAGGTATCCTGCAACTGGATATCGATAGGCGTTACCGCCAGGATCAGGCCGGTGAAACCACCCATCGTAAATACGAAGATGAAGCCGATGGCGAACAGCATAGGAGTCTCGAATGTCATCGAGCCTCTCCACATGGTTGCCACCCAGTTGAAAATCTTCACGCCGGTCGGTACCGCAATCAGCATCGTCGCGTACATGAAGAACAACTGCGCAGTTACCGGCATACCGGTGGTGAACATGTGATGCGCCCAGACCATGAAGGACAGGATCGCGATCGAAGCCGTTGCGTACACCATCGATGCATAGCCGAACAATTGCTTGCGTGCGAAGGTAGGAATGATGTGCGACACGATACCGAAAGCCGGCAAAATCATGATGTACACCTCTGGATGTCCGAAGAACCAGAAGATGTGCTGATACATGACAGGGTCACCGCCACCGGCAGCATTAAAGAAGGACGTACCGAAGTGACGATCGGTCAGGGTCATGGTGATTGCACCAGCCAGAACCGGCATCACGGCGATCAGCAGGTAAGCGGTAATCAGCCAGGTCCAGCAGAACATCGGCATCTTCATCAGGGTCATGCCAGGGGCGCGCATGTTCAGGACGGTAACGATGATGTTGATCGAACCCATGATCGACGATGCACCCATGATATGCAGGGCAAAAATCGCCATGTCCATACCTGGGCCCATTTGGGTCGACAGCGGTGCATACAGGGTCCAGCCGGCAGCAGTCGCACCGCCAGGAACCAGGAAGGACACCGCCAGCAGGATTGCAGCCGGTGGCAGCAACCAGAACGAGAAGTTGTTCATGCGGGCAAACGCCATATCGGACGCGCCGATTTGCAGCGGGATCATCCAGTTAGCGAAGCCGACGAAAGCCGGCATGATCGCGCCAAACACCATCATGATGCCGTGCATGGTGGTCAGCTGGTTGAAGAACTCCGGTTGCATCAATTGCAGGCCAGGCTGGAACAACTCGGCGCGAATCAACATCGCCAAGAAACCACCGGACAGCAACATGACAAACGAGAACCACAGGTACAGCGTACCGATATCCTTGTGATTGGTCGCTAGTACCCAACGGCGCCAGCCATGC of Janthinobacterium sp. Marseille contains these proteins:
- a CDS encoding cytochrome c oxidase subunit 3, with product MSAQHANAPYYFVPGPSKWPAIAGTSLLVMMLGASGWVNDAGWGAYATFAGLLGFLVVLYYWFGDAIAESEGGLYNKRIDASYRWSMSWFIFSEVMFFAAFFGALFYARSIAMPWLGDLDNKILWPDFAAHWGNVGPAGTVEPFTTMGPFWIPTINTALLLLSGVTLTISHHAIRENHRGKTAFWLAATILLGAIFMGFQVYEYMHAYSELNLKLTSGVYGSTFFLLTGFHGFHVTLGAIMLSVVLYRVLKGHFTADNHFAFEGAAWYWHFVDVVWLGLYVVVYWL
- a CDS encoding SURF1 family protein; the protein is MRFTFRFRLIPFVAAAIAVAIGLSLGQWQTRRAAEKIAIEQKIHERQAAASLQLSDSALNPDDIEFRRLSVKGEFLQDWPVYLDNRPHNGVAGFYLLMPFKVAGSQLHILVARGWIPRNVADRTKMPAIVTPNGQLQIEGVARRDIGHVMQLGEVDAPRPHAIVQNLDVAGFAAASGLQMSPIVLEQLTDTGDGLVRDWPVPSSGVDKHRGYAFQWYGLAAMAFIFFVVTGIRRGTK
- a CDS encoding COX15/CtaA family protein, which produces MVDSGTLFQLGSKGIFVALLAFVIVWSSKDPDKYRKLVWVTLFLTFDVIMFGAFTRLTDSGLGCPDWPGCYGHANPLQAMEHIRAAEALMPDGPVTVMKAWVEMIHRYLAMGIGVLIIAIVVISWRFWLQSGRAVHKFSPHFPVALLIFVCIQGAFGAWTVTMKLQPVIVTIHLLLGMTLLGMLAWVGARQKEHPPVAAAAYALRIPALIALILLSFQIALGGWVSTNYAALACSDFPLCHGAVIPQMDFENGFTLWRSLGMTADGEYLPFPALTAIHWTHRVFAFVVAGYIAWVCYKAYKIEGLQTIARGVLAALALQITIGIATVSLKWPLALAVAHNGCAALLVLLLVMLNYKARIPGAAGINRGPDQLDARLSAAPNDNA
- a CDS encoding twin transmembrane helix small protein encodes the protein MKIIVAIAFILILGSLGSALFFLMKDKGKSNRTVKALTMRVGFSVALFILVLLAYKFGLIQPTGIR
- a CDS encoding cytochrome oxidase small assembly protein, translated to MSDLKTEQKKRNLRTALILGAIAAMFMFGVIAKRLWFI
- the cyoE gene encoding heme o synthase — translated: MTTLTASPNRIAQYWALTKPRVTQLAVFCAVIGMFLATPELPSWKIVVAATIGIWLLAGAAFAINCLVEREIDSRMARTARRPMARGEITVPQTLVFSGLIGGAGMWVLYNFVNPLTMWLTFATFVGYAVIYTIILKPATPQNIVIGGLSGAMPPALGWAAVANDLPMQAWILVLIIFIWTPPHFWALALYRRDEYAKSGLPMLPVTHGTEFTQFHIWLYTIALVATTMLPFAVGMSGLIYLVSVAILDIIFVWYAWQVYRHYTDMIARKMFAYSIIYLSLLFAALLVDHYLRF
- a CDS encoding cytochrome c oxidase assembly protein yields the protein MENQTEDQKHSKLNTQMFGKLVVIAVMMFGFGYLLVPIYKQICEITGVNILTSQEMKVKPIDNSQVDKSRTITVEFDANTQGPFRFRPTVNSMQVHPGEMAQIVYEVVNTQARSVEAQAIPSYAPQQAAAHFKKVECFCFQQQTLEASQAKQMPVVFYLDPALPKDVKTITLSYTFFEIAGREKKAELKPAELKQAVAG
- the ctaD gene encoding cytochrome c oxidase subunit I; translation: MSTTAVDHAHDHSHDHDHAHDHPHGWRRWVLATNHKDIGTLYLWFSFVMLLSGGFLAMLIRAELFQPGLQLMQPEFFNQLTTMHGIMMVFGAIMPAFVGFANWMIPLQIGASDMAFARMNNFSFWLLPPAAILLAVSFLVPGGATAAGWTLYAPLSTQMGPGMDMAIFALHIMGASSIMGSINIIVTVLNMRAPGMTLMKMPMFCWTWLITAYLLIAVMPVLAGAITMTLTDRHFGTSFFNAAGGGDPVMYQHIFWFFGHPEVYIMILPAFGIVSHIIPTFARKQLFGYASMVYATASIAILSFMVWAHHMFTTGMPVTAQLFFMYATMLIAVPTGVKIFNWVATMWRGSMTFETPMLFAIGFIFVFTMGGFTGLILAVTPIDIQLQDTYYVVAHFHYVLVAGSLFALFAGFYYWGPKWTGFMYNETRGKIHFWGSLILFNITFFPMHFLGLAGMPRRYADYPAQFTDFNMIASIGGLGFGLMQVYFLFAVVIPSIKGGVPAEAKPWDGAEGLEWTVPSPAPFHTFEVPPTVK